The Rosa rugosa chromosome 1, drRosRugo1.1, whole genome shotgun sequence genomic sequence TTCCTTATTGATTTTGTGCTCAAATATTGTGCTTTTTTAATTCGGACATTTCAGATGTGACTTGAAGATAATTAGTGATGCAAATCAGTTTTTCATTGAGTCAATCTTGGAATGCCATGGCCTGTTGGGATGCTTCTCACAGATCATCACAAACCCAACGTCTGTAGATAGAGATGGAAGACTGAGAATCTTTCCTTACCATGATCCAGTCTCATCTTCTCATGGTTGCGATCTTTGCCCTTCAAATATGTgcaaggtatttttttttttccatcgaATATGTATGCATTTGCTGGTCTGATGCCTCTGCACACAAAAAGTTTCACTATATTGTCTATTTTAGTTGTATATTTCTCCATGTTTTATTGTTTCTACTGTCTTATGGTTTAGCATGACACATCCACCAAGGTTTGCCATGTGCTTAGTCTGAAATTATGAGTTCTGTGTTTGTTCATATCCAATTtctaaatattatatttataagTTTGGAAAAGGGAGGGGGCACGAAGAACTGGTTAGTTGTGACTTGTAATTGTTGGAGACTAATACTCAAAGTATTGTCCAGTAGCTTGACTTGTGATCTTGATATATGATCTACATATATCACTGAGAACTTGAGAAACTAATACTCAAACTATTTCAGCGAATATGGTTTATAGCTTGTTTAACCTACAATTTGGACCAGGAAACtacaataataattactctTTCTTCCTAGAGGCGGTTGCAATCTTCACTATTGTCTGGTAGCTCTAATCTTATATATGGTGCTAAGTTTCTGATTATGCTTTCAATTTAGGGTCAGGTGATTGATCAATTTTTAGCTTCTGCTTCTGAAAATGGGAGGAAGAGATACATCTACCTTGGAGATGGGAGAAACGATTTTTGCCCAACTCTGAAACTAGTAGAGGGAGACCATGTAATGCCAAGGAAGGACTATCCTCTATGGGATCGCATTTGCAGCAACCGAATGCTTATCAAGGCTGATATCCATAAATGGAGTGATAGAGAGGAACTTGCTAAGATACTACTTCAGCTTATCCAGTAAACCTCTATTGAGGAAATCAGGTGCTGTGACTCCAATCAGTAGAACTCATCTGACCACAAATGTCCGGCTATGCCCGATGAATCATATTGTCAAACTCTCAAGTCTCAAGCCTCAAGAAAACTTGAGGGCCATTGATGCTTTAACCGTGTAGCTTATAATCAAACTACAAGGTGGCAGTGGAGAACCTACAATTTTCCAGCCTCTGCCCAAGTTAGGAACTCTTAAATTAGGTATTGTTTGGACAAGTCTTTGTTCAATTCAGTAACTGTCAATCTGTCATCGTTTGCTCTTTTGTAACCGTCATTGTGTGTTGAATCAATTGATCTGATTTGACAGAAGTATATTCTCTGACAACACATTTTAGACACTACTTGTTACTGAAGTTGGTCGATAATGCTTTGTTGGTGgggatagtagcttttggttttgagaAGCATAGGCTTTTTTGGTAagtagtagcttttgttgttggtgatagtatATTTTGTTATCTCGCCGGAGGTTGCTGGAAAActcatcagagtagcttttgtgtTCGCCGGAGACCCGCCGGAAGTTGGTCGGAAGTCGGCTGGAGACCCGCCGGAGACCTCGCcatagaggagagagagagagagtgattgttgactttgtactctagtggcatttatgtaaatatgttggtt encodes the following:
- the LOC133712879 gene encoding thiamine phosphate phosphatase-like protein, which encodes MTGTVVVFDFDRTLIDDDTDRWVVTEMGLTQLFNELRRSTITWNSLMDRMMMELHLQGKTSEDIKECLKRTPMHPQVAAAIKSAHASGCDLKIISDANQFFIESILECHGLLGCFSQIITNPTSVDRDGRLRIFPYHDPVSSSHGCDLCPSNMCKGQVIDQFLASASENGRKRYIYLGDGRNDFCPTLKLVEGDHVMPRKDYPLWDRICSNRMLIKADIHKWSDREELAKILLQLIQ